A window of the Thermanaerothrix sp. genome harbors these coding sequences:
- a CDS encoding DMT family transporter codes for MRVLLGMGLAIAAAAVWAMAPVLYRRGIEKVSYTALGAVRCIGYVLSATAYALAAKGTAAFIPPETHTLAFLWASSVAWLVVGDLCYFGALHKLGVSVGVPATSSFPVVAVVMSHFVIKEPMGANIIISVLLTLEGLFLLNRKDGGSSDSPRELTGGLILAGATMFCWSLGVVSNKILIGRMDIPTLELWRSIGVTVGSIAAFLIKNPGEVKSLRSLKGRDLLEMSIAGAMGLTIGNLLFSYSLNYISVALATCLACARPFLAALFAMAVLRERLTRKVALGITLVVAGVTVMSL; via the coding sequence TTGAGGGTCCTCCTGGGCATGGGGCTTGCCATAGCCGCCGCTGCTGTGTGGGCCATGGCTCCGGTCCTCTACAGGCGGGGCATAGAGAAGGTCTCGTACACCGCCCTTGGGGCCGTCCGGTGCATAGGGTATGTGTTAAGCGCCACAGCCTACGCCTTGGCCGCCAAGGGCACCGCGGCCTTCATACCCCCTGAAACCCACACGTTGGCCTTCCTTTGGGCCTCCTCTGTGGCGTGGCTTGTGGTGGGGGACCTTTGTTACTTCGGAGCCCTTCACAAGCTCGGCGTATCCGTGGGGGTGCCGGCAACGTCCTCGTTCCCGGTGGTGGCGGTTGTAATGTCCCATTTCGTCATCAAAGAGCCCATGGGGGCAAACATAATCATCTCGGTGCTTCTAACCCTAGAGGGGTTGTTCCTCTTAAACCGGAAAGACGGCGGCTCTTCGGACTCCCCAAGGGAGCTTACTGGGGGGCTCATCCTCGCCGGCGCCACCATGTTCTGCTGGAGCCTAGGGGTGGTGTCCAACAAGATCCTGATCGGAAGGATGGACATCCCGACCCTGGAGCTTTGGAGGTCCATCGGGGTAACCGTGGGATCCATAGCGGCGTTCCTCATAAAGAATCCTGGGGAGGTAAAATCCCTAAGATCCCTCAAGGGGAGGGACCTGTTGGAGATGTCGATCGCAGGAGCCATGGGACTCACCATAGGGAACCTGCTCTTCTCCTACAGCTTAAACTACATATCCGTGGCGCTGGCCACATGCCTTGCCTGCGCAAGGCCGTTCCTGGCCGCCCTTTTCGCCATGGCGGTGTTGAGGGAGCGCCTTACCCGCAAGGTTGCCCTAGGAATAACCCTGGTGGTGGCGGGAGTAACCGTCATGTCCTTATAG
- a CDS encoding GntR family transcriptional regulator: protein MKDHPLSPARSRDLRQIVYDKIKDAIVNGIISPGEKLSEFELSKQLEVSRTPIREAIRQLAQTGLVRLVPRKGAFVALPSPKEAEDLYEIRLVLESLALEKICADPPRDELLKFRELFSSVGPSWSAGQYLDQDRRFHGFISNQSGNAFLETVLHNVSDLIQLCRHYSMEGVPLERSSEEHVALIDAILERNLPLAKERLKLHLNNAVASLTGYITSHR from the coding sequence ATGAAGGACCACCCCCTCTCTCCCGCAAGGAGCCGAGATTTAAGGCAGATCGTTTATGACAAGATAAAGGACGCCATAGTTAACGGGATCATATCGCCGGGGGAGAAGCTGTCGGAGTTCGAGCTTTCAAAACAGCTTGAGGTGTCAAGAACCCCCATAAGGGAGGCTATCCGCCAGCTGGCCCAGACAGGGTTGGTAAGGCTGGTCCCAAGGAAGGGGGCCTTCGTGGCCCTGCCATCCCCCAAGGAGGCGGAGGATCTTTACGAGATAAGGTTGGTGTTGGAAAGCCTGGCGCTGGAGAAGATCTGCGCCGATCCGCCCAGGGATGAGCTGCTTAAGTTCCGGGAACTCTTCAGCTCAGTGGGGCCTAGCTGGTCTGCCGGCCAATACTTGGATCAGGACAGGCGTTTCCACGGGTTCATAAGCAACCAATCGGGGAACGCCTTTCTTGAGACGGTGCTGCACAACGTGAGCGACCTCATACAGCTGTGCAGGCACTATTCCATGGAAGGGGTGCCGCTGGAGCGATCCTCGGAGGAGCACGTGGCCCTCATCGACGCCATACTGGAACGCAACCTGCCCCTGGCTAAAGAGCGCCTCAAGCTTCACCTTAACAACGCCGTGGCGTCCCTCACCGGTTACATAACCTCCCACAGGTAG
- a CDS encoding cob(I)yrinic acid a,c-diamide adenosyltransferase has product MAELIITTKGGDKGTTSLCNGDRVPKDHPRVELYGTLDECQAHVGMARATCPYGEVAEWLLKLEENMSYAMGSFAMCEDLPEPDSSLLETLVAKVTAMHKGPFRFVRPGDSVPGAALHIARTVARRAERVAVKLYRENLISDHEYVYLNRLSDAIYALSLWVDMLARGDVPKK; this is encoded by the coding sequence ATGGCGGAGCTCATAATAACCACTAAAGGCGGAGACAAGGGTACCACGTCCCTTTGCAACGGCGATAGGGTTCCAAAGGACCACCCAAGGGTGGAACTTTACGGCACCCTTGACGAGTGCCAGGCCCACGTGGGCATGGCAAGGGCCACCTGTCCCTACGGCGAGGTTGCTGAATGGCTTCTGAAGCTCGAGGAGAACATGTCCTACGCCATGGGGAGCTTCGCCATGTGCGAAGACCTGCCGGAACCGGATTCGTCGCTTCTTGAGACCCTGGTGGCCAAGGTCACCGCCATGCACAAAGGGCCCTTCAGGTTCGTGCGCCCCGGAGACTCTGTGCCAGGGGCGGCCCTTCACATAGCAAGGACCGTGGCAAGGCGGGCAGAGCGGGTGGCAGTCAAGCTCTACAGGGAAAACCTGATTTCAGATCATGAGTACGTATACCTAAACAGGCTTTCAGACGCCATCTACGCCCTGTCCCTCTGGGTAGACATGCTGGCGCGGGGCGACGTTCCTAAAAAATAG
- a CDS encoding DUF2703 domain-containing protein — protein sequence MPNIVISHYGIRGVECPHFTGTRDNLLKVVERMAPKFATLGIEISVEYRGMEDLEENRSLHNLITMEAPGEVPETSLESLAGLTVEHEPCEKMGCCRALVMETAKFQEVPSGLVMDGLVRMSMRLIGGCSSDGCGSCSCH from the coding sequence ATGCCAAACATAGTCATAAGCCATTACGGAATCAGGGGCGTTGAGTGCCCTCACTTCACCGGCACCAGAGATAACCTGCTCAAGGTGGTAGAACGGATGGCGCCCAAGTTCGCCACTCTGGGGATAGAGATCTCGGTGGAGTACCGGGGCATGGAGGATCTGGAGGAGAACCGCTCCCTGCACAACCTTATAACCATGGAGGCCCCGGGGGAAGTGCCCGAAACCTCCTTGGAGTCCCTTGCGGGCCTTACCGTGGAACACGAACCCTGCGAAAAGATGGGATGCTGCAGGGCCCTGGTCATGGAGACCGCCAAGTTTCAAGAGGTACCATCGGGGCTGGTGATGGACGGCCTGGTCCGCATGTCCATGAGACTCATAGGAGGCTGCTCCTCCGATGGTTGCGGATCCTGCAGCTGCCACTGA
- a CDS encoding histidinol-phosphate aminotransferase family protein yields MIYQLAAAPWKVLDFSSNVNPYGPPKGALRAARLALKRANLYPDPDHTALREAFAKWLAVKPEMTCFGNGASELIGAVMMALRPKRMVTFSPTFGEYGAWASRLGIPVLEIPMRAPCFEPPLEDLDRRLEKGDLLVICQPNNPTGRAYSDLELKAITRACHDAGAYLLADECFINLTYPPSRSIIDNGSIPAGSIALRAFTKDFSAPGLRVGAAVTTPETVGIVRRALQPWPLNCAGEAFATWCSLNPEPFLQESREKLAAEREYLTRSLRAMGFEPLNSSVNFILCTSPWEAKDLLNQLKPMGILIRTCESFGLGKHYVRIAVKDRKSNRTLIGAIGGQKNV; encoded by the coding sequence ATGATTTACCAACTGGCAGCGGCCCCATGGAAGGTCCTCGACTTCTCAAGCAACGTTAACCCCTACGGCCCCCCCAAGGGGGCCCTCCGGGCGGCGCGCCTGGCGCTTAAGCGCGCAAACCTTTATCCGGACCCCGATCACACGGCGCTGAGAGAGGCTTTCGCAAAGTGGCTTGCGGTGAAGCCGGAGATGACCTGTTTTGGCAACGGCGCAAGCGAACTAATAGGGGCCGTCATGATGGCTCTGCGCCCCAAGAGGATGGTCACCTTCTCCCCCACCTTCGGGGAGTACGGGGCATGGGCGTCCAGATTGGGCATACCGGTTCTTGAAATCCCCATGAGGGCCCCATGTTTCGAACCGCCCCTGGAGGATCTAGATCGTCGGCTTGAGAAGGGGGATCTGCTTGTCATATGTCAGCCAAACAACCCCACCGGACGGGCCTATTCGGACCTGGAGCTTAAGGCCATAACCAGAGCCTGCCACGACGCCGGCGCGTACCTGCTGGCGGACGAGTGCTTCATAAACCTCACCTATCCGCCCTCCCGTTCCATCATAGACAATGGCTCAATCCCCGCTGGGTCCATAGCTCTCAGGGCCTTCACCAAGGACTTCTCAGCCCCCGGCCTTAGGGTGGGCGCCGCGGTGACCACGCCGGAAACGGTGGGAATCGTGAGAAGGGCCCTTCAGCCCTGGCCCTTAAACTGCGCCGGGGAGGCCTTCGCCACCTGGTGCTCCCTAAACCCGGAACCGTTCCTCCAAGAGTCCAGGGAAAAGCTGGCGGCGGAGAGGGAGTATCTAACCAGGTCCCTAAGGGCCATGGGGTTTGAACCACTCAACTCCAGCGTCAACTTCATCCTGTGCACGTCGCCATGGGAAGCAAAGGATCTGCTTAACCAGCTAAAACCCATGGGGATACTCATAAGAACCTGCGAGTCATTCGGGCTGGGGAAGCATTACGTGCGAATAGCGGTGAAGGACCGTAAATCCAACAGGACCCTGATAGGGGCCATAGGGGGGCAAAAGAACGTATAA
- the cbiB gene encoding adenosylcobinamide-phosphate synthase CbiB, producing the protein MLSLSLAIAISLDLILGDPQWNFHPVRLVGRMAQRLEPMCRALPLSQPSQGGVFLFLVLAASLLPPWLFLKVLGLLHLEWLGGAIVIYFCLGGKSLAHEVSQVLKSLKDRDMDGAREKLKPLVSRRVDHMDEDYITRSALETLAENFSDALVGTLFYAALGGPLLAWAHRVVNTLDAMVGYKDERYNHFGAASAKLDDILNILPSRLSALILAASGHMMGKDFMDTWEAVKEDAPKDESPNSGWPMSAFAHVLGITLGGATLYGDQWVQCPTMGSGPKPTVEHLQGALSLYWVSYMLSALGALVLGGLMSL; encoded by the coding sequence ATGCTCTCTTTGTCTTTGGCGATTGCCATATCTTTAGACCTTATTCTTGGGGACCCCCAATGGAACTTTCATCCGGTTAGGCTCGTGGGCCGCATGGCCCAACGGTTGGAACCTATGTGCCGGGCTCTGCCCCTGTCCCAGCCCTCCCAGGGAGGGGTTTTCCTGTTCCTGGTTCTAGCCGCTTCCCTTTTACCCCCGTGGCTGTTCCTCAAGGTGCTGGGCCTTTTGCATCTGGAATGGCTGGGAGGAGCCATCGTTATCTACTTCTGTTTGGGTGGCAAAAGCCTTGCCCATGAGGTGTCCCAGGTCCTAAAGTCCCTAAAGGACCGTGACATGGACGGCGCCAGGGAGAAGCTCAAACCCCTGGTGAGCCGCAGGGTCGACCACATGGACGAGGATTACATCACAAGATCCGCCCTTGAGACCCTGGCGGAGAACTTCTCCGACGCGCTGGTGGGCACCCTCTTCTACGCCGCCCTTGGCGGACCTCTTCTCGCCTGGGCCCACAGGGTGGTTAACACGTTGGACGCCATGGTGGGATACAAGGACGAACGCTACAACCACTTCGGCGCCGCTTCCGCGAAGCTGGACGACATTCTAAACATCCTGCCCTCAAGGCTGTCCGCCCTCATCCTGGCGGCATCGGGACACATGATGGGAAAGGACTTTATGGACACGTGGGAAGCAGTGAAGGAGGACGCCCCAAAGGACGAGAGCCCCAACTCGGGATGGCCCATGTCGGCCTTCGCCCATGTACTTGGGATTACACTGGGAGGGGCAACCCTCTACGGCGACCAGTGGGTTCAGTGCCCCACCATGGGCTCGGGTCCTAAACCCACCGTTGAGCACCTCCAGGGAGCCCTGTCCCTCTACTGGGTGAGCTACATGTTAAGCGCCCTGGGCGCCCTTGTGCTGGGGGGGTTGATGTCCCTTTGA
- a CDS encoding acetoacetate decarboxylase family protein — MRGRFSLREDMVYSMPVHFSGRSFEPVVAEYGDMTCVRLGFDTDPEALLGYLPECFDLIEPRVDVQYANCRDVKWMSGGEYRLLQVTVPARYVAGKEVIEGDYALVVWEDKACPIIGGREEDGVPKLFAQIAPERHVGDHWFTSIAYESCQLCSLDFWGKEDVPPLDLKSMNGRVNLFGWRYIPNLGGPGGALSHPTLYPQRVAFRCARRGAGRVSWTKVGFERHPVQWRIVEALADLPVLGWRDALMTRGAAVLEVGLSRALQGV; from the coding sequence ATGAGGGGACGCTTTAGTTTAAGGGAGGACATGGTCTATTCAATGCCGGTGCACTTTTCCGGCCGGTCCTTTGAGCCAGTAGTGGCGGAGTATGGGGACATGACCTGCGTGAGGCTGGGCTTTGATACCGATCCGGAGGCGTTGCTTGGATATTTGCCGGAATGCTTTGATCTGATTGAGCCCAGGGTGGACGTGCAGTACGCCAACTGCAGGGATGTTAAGTGGATGTCCGGCGGTGAGTACAGGCTTTTACAGGTTACCGTTCCCGCCAGGTACGTTGCGGGCAAGGAGGTCATAGAGGGGGACTACGCGCTGGTGGTATGGGAGGACAAGGCTTGCCCCATAATAGGCGGCCGGGAGGAGGACGGGGTGCCAAAGCTCTTCGCCCAGATAGCTCCAGAAAGGCACGTGGGGGATCACTGGTTTACCTCCATTGCCTACGAGTCATGCCAGCTTTGCTCCTTGGATTTTTGGGGTAAGGAGGACGTGCCCCCTTTGGATCTTAAGTCCATGAACGGGAGGGTTAACCTCTTTGGGTGGAGGTACATACCGAACCTTGGCGGGCCGGGAGGAGCCTTAAGTCATCCTACATTGTACCCCCAGAGGGTGGCTTTTAGGTGTGCTAGGCGTGGTGCGGGAAGGGTCTCTTGGACTAAGGTTGGCTTTGAGAGGCACCCGGTTCAGTGGAGGATCGTCGAGGCCTTGGCGGACCTTCCTGTGCTTGGATGGCGGGACGCCCTTATGACCCGGGGGGCCGCGGTGCTTGAGGTGGGTTTGTCCAGGGCTCTTCAGGGCGTTTGA
- a CDS encoding SDR family oxidoreductase has product MDFEGKVAVVTGAASGIGLGICEGLLKGGAKAVFMGDLKEQQLRGQVERLNESYPGRAFGVVTDVTVEEQMSRLIGASKDEGGRLDMVFNVA; this is encoded by the coding sequence ATGGACTTTGAGGGCAAGGTGGCGGTGGTGACCGGAGCGGCTTCGGGGATTGGGCTTGGAATATGCGAGGGGCTGCTTAAAGGTGGAGCCAAGGCGGTTTTTATGGGGGATCTGAAGGAACAGCAGCTGCGAGGTCAGGTGGAGAGGCTCAACGAATCCTATCCCGGCAGGGCCTTTGGGGTTGTAACGGACGTGACGGTGGAGGAGCAGATGTCAAGGCTCATCGGCGCATCTAAGGATGAGGGCGGGCGGCTTGACATGGTTTTCAACGTGGCGG